One region of Salvia miltiorrhiza cultivar Shanhuang (shh) chromosome 3, IMPLAD_Smil_shh, whole genome shotgun sequence genomic DNA includes:
- the LOC131016193 gene encoding uncharacterized protein LOC131016193 isoform X2: MMSDAETPKNDTETVLNCVKTHGIESSDPVFCRGSVEGADNKRLKLSMLNDAPAETDAEHHVKQDSLNVSEQSTNLNRIAAGTTISSANHCKTVCSDLKEVAEKSDPDISQMNSDSDCVEGIGGCSPNDDTRVQLDSADGGGDETNKTKHLLLPENNHDSKRTEFVEEACSPLLSGNTPAKMSSCIKKRLNFLENVPAKMNLCHPFKQSLDL, translated from the exons ATGATGTCAGATGCGGAAACTCCAAAAAATGATACAGAAACTGTATTAAATTGTGTTAAAACTCATGGTATTGAGAGCTCGGATCCTGTATTTTGCAGAGGATCAGTTGAAGGTGCTGATAATAAACGTCTAAAGTTGTCCATGTTAAATGATGCTCCTGCAGAAACTGATGCTGAGCATCATGTAAAACAAGATTCTCTTAATGTTAGTGAGCAGTCCACTAATTTGAACCGCATTGCAGCCGGTACGACAATATCTTCTGCCAATCACTGCAAGACTGTATGCTCAGACTTGAAAGAAGTTGCTGAGAAATCTGATCCTGATATTTCGCAGATGAACTCAGATTCTGACTGTGTGGAGGGAATTGGTGGTTGTTCACCTAATGATGACACCCGTGTCCAGCTTGACAGTGCAGATGGTGGCGGTGATGAAACAAATAAGACGAAGCATCTCCTATTACCTGAGAATAACCACGACAGTAAGCG GACTGAGTTTGTGGAAGAAGCATGTTCACCATTGCTCTCGGGCAATACTCCTGCAAAG ATGTCCAGTTGCATCAAGAAAAGGCTAAACTTTCTGGAAAATGTACCAGCAAAGATGAATCTTTGTCATCCTTTCAAGCAATCATTAGATCTTTGA
- the LOC131016193 gene encoding ENHANCER OF AG-4 protein 2-like isoform X1, whose protein sequence is MNSDSDCVEGIGGCSPNDDTRVQLDSADGGGDETNKTKHLLLPENNHDSKRTEFVEEACSPLLSGNTPAKVLNSGHRHSILHSASISYGHIEDRTVSITQSTSSLTDGAYGAKASPPSSSICNLASLDSNNEHNSSSSTDVQLHQEKAKLSGKCTSKDESLSSFQAIIRSLTRTKESIGRATRIAIDCAKLGFATKIDFSYSADHFVAPNFAKTSFSLNNLPSFQRP, encoded by the exons ATGAACTCAGATTCTGACTGTGTGGAGGGAATTGGTGGTTGTTCACCTAATGATGACACCCGTGTCCAGCTTGACAGTGCAGATGGTGGCGGTGATGAAACAAATAAGACGAAGCATCTCCTATTACCTGAGAATAACCACGACAGTAAGCG GACTGAGTTTGTGGAAGAAGCATGTTCACCATTGCTCTCGGGCAATACTCCTGCAAAGGTTCTGAATAGCGGTCATCGTCATTCTATACTTCATTCTGCTTCTATATCTTATGGCCACATAGAAGATAGAACTGTTTCAATCACTCAGTCTACCTCATCATTGACTGACGGGGCATATGGTGCAAAAGCATCGCCTCCAAGTTCTTCCATATGCAACTTAGCTTCATTAGACAGTAATAATGAACATAATAGCTCTTCCAGTACAGATGTCCAGTTGCATCAAGAAAAGGCTAAACTTTCTGGAAAATGTACCAGCAAAGATGAATCTTTGTCATCCTTTCAAGCAATCATTAGATCTTTGACGAGAACCAAAGAGAGCATAGGCCGAGCTACACGGATAGCAATTGACTGTGCGAAACTTGGTTTTGCAACTAAGATAGATTTTTCTTATAGTGCAGATCATTTTGTAGCCCCAAATTTTGCCAAGACCTCATTTAGTTTGAATAATTTGCCTTCATTTCAGCGCCCTTGA